From the Cyanobium sp. M30B3 genome, the window CGGCCATCAGGATCTCGGTGATCTGGTTGAAGTCGCGGGCCAGGGAGAGGTTGCGAACCCTGGCCTCCATCAGGTTGATGTACTGGCGCAGCAGTACGGGCAGGCGGAAGCCGGGGGCCAGCTCGCTGCGGATCTGCTGCTCCAGCTCCTGAATGGTGTGGGCCGGGCCTGGATGGTCGCCAGGTGCGATGCCTGCCAGCGGGTGGCGGGGCTGGGGACAGGGGTGCCGGCTGTCCAGAAACGGAGGCCGCATCAGGCTGCTGAGGAACCGCTTGTTCACCGCATCGGCATAGGCGAAGTGGTTGTAGGACACCAGGCCATGAATCGTCTGGTATCCCGAGCTGACCGCCACCTGCAGGCCGCCGCGGAACAGGCACATCAAGGTGTGGGGCAGGCGCTGGAACCGGGGGGCCAGGGCGACGCGCCCGATCTCCAGGTGGTTGCCGTCCCGGGCGAGTTCGGCCTTGATGCCGGGGTAGACATGCTCCAGATAGGACTGCTGCCCCTGGGGCAATGGCGCTGGGGTGTCCCCTGGGGCGCACTGCGGCACGAACTGCAGCCGCGCTGCGCCGGCCAGCTCGCCGCTGCTCCTTTCCACCAACAGGAAGTGGTCGTAATGGGGATCCCTGCTGTCCAGGTCGCGGCTGCGCCCGGAACCGGACAGCTGCTGGCGGTAGGTCAGCTCCCGGAGGATTCCCACGGGGTCGGCGTAGGGGCCGAAGCGGTCTCCGGGCAGGAGATAGAGATCCAGACCTGCGGAGGAGTACAGGCGCAGGCCGGAGAGGTCGCGTTCAACCAGCTGGAGCGGAAGGGCAACCGGGCCAGGAGGGGTGGGCATGGCTCCGCTGGCTGGATTCCCTTCCGTCGCCTTCACGATGGGTTGCGATGTGCGGGAAGATTACCCCCACAGGCCCATGCGACAGTCCAGACGTAGAGCCCCCGTCCCTGCCCTTCGCCCCATCACCTTGCCTCCTGCCTTCCTCCCTCGAACCAGCCTGCGCGGATCTGTGGCGGGATGGCTGTCCGTCCT encodes:
- a CDS encoding GNAT family N-acetyltransferase produces the protein MPTPPGPVALPLQLVERDLSGLRLYSSAGLDLYLLPGDRFGPYADPVGILRELTYRQQLSGSGRSRDLDSRDPHYDHFLLVERSSGELAGAARLQFVPQCAPGDTPAPLPQGQQSYLEHVYPGIKAELARDGNHLEIGRVALAPRFQRLPHTLMCLFRGGLQVAVSSGYQTIHGLVSYNHFAYADAVNKRFLSSLMRPPFLDSRHPCPQPRHPLAGIAPGDHPGPAHTIQELEQQIRSELAPGFRLPVLLRQYINLMEARVRNLSLARDFNQITEILMAADLRQIPSRRLSHFIDFAHEPVYRRFSWYRGG